The proteins below are encoded in one region of Geomonas ferrireducens:
- a CDS encoding phenylacetate--CoA ligase family protein, with translation MTSNAFNLYSQLPVCLQNLACSLAGLKIKRDRYDRTFHDSLKSLCESEWLTLAELQAYQDRQVARVIKHAYDTVPYYRRVMDENRLIPSDITKTADLVQLPLLSKDMVREYGDQLLSNSVPKKQMVEGHTGGTTGKALQLFADKGTQPRQWAVWWRHRRRFGLDINDDFIVFAGRNVIPLSNMNPPFWRRNIPMHQTYVSIHHMTKQNMPALLDYLQKRKVKYYSGYPSAVYLVAKYMLDNGITLPNPPDVTVLGAETLLPHQRRAMKEAFGGRITDQYGASEQCGNISECEHGNYHVDMEFGHIEFLPLKEDIPNVRRIVCTGFWNDAMPLIRYETGDLATISSENFTCPCGRKSPVVEKIDGRIESYIITPDGRQAGRLDFIFKDSWFIEEAQFIQENISSVKVKVVRSPEFKDEHEKKLLSDLRNYLGDVIQFEIEYVDAIPRTANGKFRQIISTVSSNRAN, from the coding sequence ATGACTTCGAATGCCTTTAATTTATATAGCCAGCTTCCAGTTTGCCTTCAGAATCTCGCGTGTTCATTGGCTGGTTTGAAAATTAAACGGGACAGATATGACAGGACCTTTCACGACTCGTTGAAAAGTCTTTGTGAATCCGAATGGCTCACCCTTGCTGAGTTGCAGGCATATCAGGACCGCCAAGTGGCGCGGGTAATTAAACATGCTTATGATACAGTGCCATATTATCGTCGTGTAATGGACGAAAACCGATTGATCCCATCGGATATTACCAAGACCGCTGATCTTGTCCAACTTCCCCTCCTATCCAAGGATATGGTCCGTGAATACGGTGACCAGTTGCTTTCCAACTCTGTACCCAAAAAGCAGATGGTTGAAGGCCATACGGGAGGTACAACAGGTAAAGCCCTACAACTTTTCGCAGATAAAGGCACGCAACCTCGTCAATGGGCTGTTTGGTGGCGGCACCGTCGCAGATTCGGATTGGACATAAATGATGATTTCATTGTTTTTGCCGGAAGGAATGTAATTCCTTTAAGCAACATGAATCCGCCCTTTTGGCGCCGTAACATTCCAATGCACCAGACATATGTGTCAATCCACCACATGACGAAGCAAAATATGCCTGCTCTTTTAGATTATCTCCAAAAGAGGAAAGTGAAATACTACTCGGGCTATCCTTCTGCTGTCTATCTTGTCGCAAAATATATGTTGGATAATGGCATCACCTTGCCAAATCCTCCTGATGTGACTGTCCTTGGGGCTGAAACGCTTTTGCCGCACCAGCGCCGGGCAATGAAGGAGGCATTCGGTGGGCGGATCACGGATCAATACGGAGCAAGCGAACAATGCGGAAATATAAGCGAGTGTGAACATGGCAACTATCACGTTGATATGGAATTCGGCCACATAGAATTTCTTCCTTTGAAAGAGGATATACCAAACGTAAGAAGGATTGTTTGCACCGGCTTCTGGAATGACGCCATGCCGTTGATCCGTTACGAAACAGGCGATCTCGCTACTATCTCGTCTGAAAACTTTACTTGCCCGTGTGGTCGCAAATCGCCCGTGGTTGAGAAAATCGATGGCCGTATAGAGTCCTACATTATTACCCCTGATGGCCGACAGGCTGGACGTTTAGATTTCATTTTCAAAGACAGCTGGTTCATAGAAGAAGCGCAGTTCATACAGGAAAATATTTCCTCAGTCAAAGTTAAGGTCGTGCGGAGTCCTGAGTTCAAAGATGAGCATGAAAAGAAGCTCCTCAGTGACCTCAGAAATTATTTGGGTGACGTAATCCAGTTTGAAATAGAATACGTTGATGCAATTCCCCGTACAGCCAACGGAAAGTTTCGTCAAATCATTTCCACTGTTTCCAGCAATAGGGCAAATTAA